A single Arachnia propionica DNA region contains:
- a CDS encoding ECF transporter S component, which translates to MTGTARTMRTQLAAGGPAAWRSVDLVTIAILGVALGVAFWGWDLLLYPAVSAALNTVFPPLASLTLGVWVLPAVVGGLVVRRPGAALLCEIVAATVEALLGNQWGLNVMISGTLQALGVEIILAVFLWRGFRVWVAMLAGTLSAALELCCWEWWVYQGEYTLGMKLVALGCAVVSCIAISGLGGWALVRAMAATGALNAFPAGREHLARRG; encoded by the coding sequence ATGACTGGAACCGCCAGGACGATGAGGACACAGCTGGCGGCGGGAGGACCCGCCGCGTGGCGTTCCGTGGATCTCGTGACCATCGCCATTCTCGGCGTAGCACTGGGCGTCGCGTTCTGGGGATGGGATCTGCTGCTGTATCCCGCGGTGTCCGCGGCGCTCAACACGGTCTTCCCGCCCCTGGCGAGCCTGACCCTCGGGGTGTGGGTGCTGCCCGCGGTCGTGGGTGGGCTCGTGGTGCGCCGCCCCGGAGCGGCCCTGCTCTGCGAGATCGTGGCCGCCACCGTCGAGGCGTTGCTGGGAAACCAGTGGGGGCTGAACGTGATGATCTCAGGAACGCTGCAGGCGCTCGGGGTCGAGATCATTCTCGCGGTCTTCCTGTGGCGGGGATTCCGCGTCTGGGTGGCGATGCTGGCCGGTACGCTCTCCGCCGCCCTTGAACTGTGCTGCTGGGAATGGTGGGTCTACCAGGGCGAGTACACCCTCGGCATGAAGCTGGTGGCCCTCGGGTGCGCCGTCGTTTCCTGCATCGCGATCTCCGGTCTCGGAGGCTGGGCCCTGGTCAGGGCGATGGCCGCGACCGGGGCGCTGAACGCCTTCCCCGCCGGCCGGGAACACCTGGCCCGGCGTGGCTGA
- a CDS encoding ATP-binding cassette domain-containing protein, with protein MAERGQLRAVALTWQPLGADHPLLNDVDLEIGAGERVLLAGVSGAGKSTLLRAFAGVLEDHTPGELTGEVTVGGVPAAAGRGDVGLVGQQPFDSVVAETVGRDVAFGPENLGLPVAEIRGRVAEALELVDFPFRTGHPTAALSGGQAQRLALAGALAMKPDVLLLDEPGAMLDAPSAARLREAVNDVVTRTGATLVVADHDISGWAGIVERLVVIDSGRVLADGPFGEVLGTMGARLLELGLWVPGAPDPEPVAVDLGRNTFRETGEVVARARGITVDRRPPLTLRSTREDEPRRVLHDVDAELRQGELVVLNGDSGAGKSTLLAALLGTLPVVSGEVRIGGDDPARLTSRQLASRAGWVPQFAEGLVVGDTVLSSLTATALVLGGDPRDVEDRARRLLAAVGLDGMETRQPLSLSGGEQRRLAVVSSVLHAPGVLLVDEPTVGLDRLTWAAVTGILISAREAGTGVMVATHDAALTRLANRRVRLPSPPTDGEEGSPVARGGPASGGLLERTGPLSPLLGAVLLTASGVAAGGLLPLAIGVAALVVTGMVLLRFRFPPGRLVAPGIAIASIAWSNWLLSDPRAVEPALVAALRVAFIVLPGVVAASFLEPTALGDHLGGLLRMPSRPVLAVVAALRRLDGFAELWQEISRARRVRGVGPGRSPVSKAREWGALCLVLLVESVRQAGRLTIAMDSRGYSAPGPRTWFGEAAWSRKDTELVVIAAALAALPHLLGALI; from the coding sequence GTGGCTGAGCGGGGCCAGCTGCGGGCGGTCGCGCTCACATGGCAGCCCTTGGGCGCCGATCACCCGCTCCTGAACGATGTGGATCTCGAGATCGGGGCGGGGGAGAGGGTCCTGTTGGCCGGGGTCAGCGGGGCGGGGAAATCCACCCTGCTGCGGGCCTTCGCCGGGGTGTTGGAGGATCACACCCCGGGGGAGCTCACGGGCGAGGTGACGGTCGGGGGAGTCCCGGCGGCCGCGGGTCGCGGTGACGTCGGCCTGGTGGGACAGCAGCCTTTCGACTCAGTCGTTGCCGAGACCGTGGGGCGTGACGTCGCCTTCGGGCCGGAGAACCTCGGCCTGCCGGTCGCGGAGATCCGCGGACGGGTCGCCGAAGCGCTGGAACTGGTTGATTTTCCCTTTCGCACCGGACACCCGACGGCGGCGCTGTCGGGCGGGCAGGCCCAGCGACTGGCGCTGGCGGGGGCGCTGGCCATGAAACCCGACGTGCTTCTCCTCGACGAACCGGGGGCGATGCTCGACGCCCCCTCGGCCGCCCGGCTGCGGGAGGCGGTGAACGACGTGGTCACCCGCACCGGCGCCACCCTGGTCGTCGCCGATCACGACATCTCCGGCTGGGCCGGGATCGTGGAGCGGCTGGTGGTGATCGACTCGGGACGCGTTCTCGCCGACGGTCCCTTCGGGGAGGTCCTGGGGACCATGGGTGCCCGCCTCCTCGAACTGGGGCTCTGGGTCCCGGGGGCGCCCGACCCGGAACCCGTCGCCGTCGACCTCGGAAGGAACACGTTCCGGGAAACGGGGGAGGTCGTGGCCCGGGCCCGGGGCATCACGGTCGACCGGAGGCCGCCGCTCACCTTGAGAAGCACCCGGGAGGACGAACCACGGCGGGTGCTGCACGACGTCGATGCGGAGCTGCGGCAAGGAGAACTGGTGGTTCTCAACGGCGACAGCGGGGCTGGCAAGTCCACCCTGCTGGCCGCGCTCCTGGGAACGCTGCCCGTGGTCTCGGGGGAGGTGAGGATCGGCGGTGACGATCCGGCGCGCCTCACCTCGCGGCAGCTCGCGTCGAGAGCGGGCTGGGTTCCGCAGTTCGCGGAGGGCCTGGTGGTGGGGGACACCGTGCTGTCCTCCCTGACCGCCACGGCCCTGGTGCTGGGAGGGGATCCGAGGGACGTGGAGGACCGGGCCCGGCGGCTCCTGGCGGCGGTGGGGCTCGACGGCATGGAGACCCGCCAACCGTTGAGCCTGTCGGGTGGGGAACAGCGACGCCTGGCCGTCGTCTCCTCGGTGCTCCACGCACCCGGGGTCCTGCTGGTGGACGAACCCACCGTGGGGTTGGACCGGTTGACCTGGGCCGCGGTGACGGGGATCCTGATCTCGGCCCGGGAAGCCGGAACCGGGGTGATGGTCGCCACCCACGACGCCGCGCTGACACGCCTCGCAAACCGACGGGTTCGCCTGCCCTCGCCACCCACGGACGGGGAGGAGGGCTCCCCGGTCGCCCGGGGAGGACCAGCATCCGGGGGCCTGCTGGAAAGGACCGGGCCGCTGTCCCCGCTGCTCGGGGCGGTTCTCCTCACCGCCTCGGGGGTTGCCGCCGGGGGGCTGCTGCCCCTGGCGATCGGGGTGGCCGCCCTGGTGGTCACGGGAATGGTGCTGCTGCGGTTCCGGTTCCCGCCCGGGCGGCTGGTGGCCCCCGGGATCGCGATCGCATCCATCGCCTGGTCCAACTGGCTGCTCTCCGATCCCCGCGCCGTCGAACCCGCACTGGTGGCCGCCCTGCGGGTGGCGTTCATCGTGCTGCCCGGTGTGGTGGCCGCCTCGTTCCTGGAACCCACGGCCCTCGGGGATCACCTCGGGGGGCTGCTGCGGATGCCGTCGCGTCCCGTCCTGGCGGTGGTCGCGGCTCTCCGCCGGCTCGACGGGTTCGCGGAACTGTGGCAGGAGATCTCGCGGGCACGGCGGGTCCGTGGTGTCGGTCCGGGCCGTTCCCCGGTCAGCAAGGCGCGCGAGTGGGGGGCGCTGTGTCTCGTGCTGCTGGTGGAGTCGGTCAGGCAGGCCGGGAGGTTGACGATCGCCATGGACTCGCGCGGCTACTCGGCCCCGGGACCCAGAACCTGGTTCGGGGAGGCCGCGTGGAGCCGCAAGGACACCGAACTGGTGGTGATCGCCGCCGCGCTGGCTGCCCTACCCCACCTGCTCGGAGCACTCATCTGA
- a CDS encoding DUF6049 family protein translates to MRRLMTWMLLLAAVVVGIVVPPSRADGNLDVNIESLSPQLLDRSQPDQRITMTGTVRNNTNQAVENASVHFWRSTRAITEHDELEQALTSEPSQSPGRRVTNSKENYQELGELAPGASVKFTVSATISELTLSSRTDSVHMLGVQIRSNSPKQDPVTVGRGRVFAVAAKKPLQVSTVVKLATRPTLLDGTDFQDNSLESGLVGELSDLLTAAEKPGVYTLLDPSLLVEAQALAGEHTVAGQAAPPSETAGNFVKRINNLISTGRVMRLPFGNPNLARLHAAGDLNGFEAALEWSETALKAADLGAIADAPLAADLGGNDSQDLTLTLALHGFRKVFGNNFTSSGEITTTDHSVKAHALRVSPLDLPGIGPGSTLTDAQISGRRLAEELLGGSPAIHMVREAANISRADLLAGSETTAPLPEPSDQARYETPAEQITPWPGLRSQVQGIFDSTQLLEELTGTDRTALNAATAARAFNSAFHSEQEAMEFVSATPSEKLAPSTIRLSAASQFVMGSDTNNFPVTISNPLPITVKVRVRFVSDSPNRIRVAPSELVTLGPGEHRTVSVSPSTTSNGVVTVRAQLTTEQGTAFGSVVPVEITATGLGRVGWIIIVISGAVVVGGTFLRIRAVQRERARESREQ, encoded by the coding sequence ATGAGAAGGCTGATGACCTGGATGCTGCTGCTGGCAGCCGTGGTCGTCGGCATCGTTGTGCCCCCTTCCCGGGCGGATGGAAACCTCGATGTGAACATCGAGTCGCTCTCCCCGCAGCTGCTGGACCGTTCGCAGCCGGATCAACGCATCACGATGACCGGGACGGTGCGCAACAACACCAACCAGGCCGTGGAAAACGCCAGCGTCCATTTCTGGCGATCGACCAGAGCGATCACGGAACATGACGAACTTGAGCAGGCGCTCACCTCCGAGCCCTCACAGTCTCCGGGGAGACGGGTCACGAACTCCAAGGAGAACTATCAGGAACTGGGTGAACTGGCCCCGGGCGCCTCGGTGAAGTTCACGGTGAGCGCGACCATCAGTGAACTCACCTTGTCGTCGAGGACGGATTCCGTCCACATGCTCGGTGTCCAGATCCGTTCCAACTCCCCCAAGCAGGATCCCGTGACGGTGGGCCGGGGCAGGGTGTTCGCCGTAGCCGCCAAGAAACCTTTACAGGTTTCAACCGTCGTGAAGCTCGCCACCCGGCCAACCCTGCTGGACGGCACGGACTTCCAGGACAACTCCCTCGAATCCGGGCTCGTGGGGGAACTGTCCGATTTGTTGACGGCCGCTGAGAAACCGGGGGTCTACACGCTGCTGGATCCGTCCCTGCTGGTCGAGGCCCAGGCGCTGGCCGGGGAACACACCGTCGCCGGTCAGGCTGCCCCCCCGAGCGAGACCGCGGGCAACTTCGTGAAACGAATCAACAATCTGATCAGCACGGGTAGGGTGATGCGGCTGCCGTTCGGGAACCCCAACCTGGCGCGGTTGCACGCCGCCGGGGACCTGAACGGTTTCGAGGCCGCCCTGGAATGGTCCGAAACCGCCTTGAAGGCCGCGGACCTGGGCGCCATCGCCGACGCGCCCCTAGCCGCTGACCTGGGCGGGAACGACTCCCAGGATTTGACGTTGACGCTGGCCCTCCACGGTTTCCGGAAGGTTTTCGGGAACAACTTCACATCCAGCGGGGAGATAACCACCACGGACCACAGCGTCAAGGCCCACGCCCTGCGCGTGTCCCCCCTGGACCTGCCCGGTATCGGCCCCGGAAGTACCTTGACGGATGCGCAGATCTCCGGGCGCCGGCTGGCCGAGGAGTTGCTGGGCGGGTCGCCGGCGATTCACATGGTTCGTGAGGCCGCGAACATCAGCCGCGCGGACCTCCTGGCCGGTTCCGAGACCACCGCTCCCCTCCCCGAACCCAGCGATCAGGCGCGTTATGAAACCCCGGCGGAACAGATCACCCCGTGGCCCGGGCTGCGTTCCCAGGTGCAGGGCATCTTCGACTCCACCCAGCTCCTGGAGGAACTGACGGGAACCGACCGCACCGCGCTGAACGCGGCCACTGCCGCGCGGGCCTTCAACAGCGCCTTCCATTCCGAGCAGGAAGCCATGGAATTCGTCAGCGCCACCCCCAGCGAGAAACTGGCCCCCTCCACAATCCGGTTGAGCGCCGCCAGCCAGTTCGTGATGGGCTCCGATACCAACAACTTCCCTGTGACGATCAGCAATCCGCTTCCCATCACCGTCAAGGTGCGGGTGCGGTTCGTCAGCGATTCCCCCAACCGGATCCGGGTCGCCCCCTCCGAGCTGGTGACCCTCGGCCCCGGCGAGCACCGAACGGTCAGCGTCTCCCCGTCGACCACGTCCAACGGGGTCGTGACGGTGCGGGCCCAGCTGACGACGGAGCAGGGAACCGCGTTCGGATCGGTGGTGCCGGTGGAGATCACGGCCACCGGCCTCGGGCGAGTCGGCTGGATCATCATAGTCATCTCGGGTGCAGTAGTGGTCGGAGGCACATTCCTGCGTATCAGGGCGGTGCAGAGGGAACGAGCCAGGGAGAGTCGTGAGCAGTAA
- a CDS encoding LysM peptidoglycan-binding domain-containing protein yields MRRVATAIAAALLLVVLLLGVPWLLLCWGWLAELATINWGSVFLRPDDGRITLGVLSLAGWLAWAMLALTTAGELLHTISRGRIRFRVPGTGWLRPVIALLVTAALSPVLTANAFSSPPDAPAAITAPAKIRPEDSATPSHTARQEPTGWREYEVQPGDELWDIAARELGAGERWRQLVAANPGIDIDHPPPPGTILRLPMTVRVERGDSLWHLAERHLGDPERWPELHEANRDRISDPDEIDTGWVLTLPGADVAAPGAQPRPAQPPVTVEPAPTPAPSPEATPTPPPTPSPAEDPGPVTKAPSADENPDLSGYLGPIGGLLAAGVITGLSLRRRNALHARPLGRRSIPVPPPLERFWTALGRRGTQPRTDGPADLSPTSVLLGWRGEEEVWVTLEESRCLWLSGTQPDVLGMAAGTWTSLLCSQWSSEVDVVAAHPRETWAEAVDDPRLTVLPSTDEALAQLERLCAGRRVALGSDPLTAARSDPDRATGFAPTVFIFCDSLTPQQVVRITRVLELGRVGVSVMAPVRQRPPAPGSRLELRDAQAATLDSGEEFEPQLIPGPARHALVELFASSIAPDSEPAPWWRDDPLPPDENPLPGSGPVKDPPMVAEPHSPTLLLLGEVDLVACDGPRPSRAAGRCLECCAWLLSNPGATPTQMRESLMVAESTRRSNMSRLRGWLGRGPEGEHLPDAYSGHIRLAASVSSDWERFQSLLAGGVNRASDSLLAEALALVRGTPLGSFEFQWSWAEQMRSDMVSMIVDAAAVLADRCTARWEHELADWAIAQGVRAAGEVEPLVVRRIRSFAQRGDRAEVDRQVLQLTRSARASGRDLGPDSVRMIQEALQACRQGPRRQRSGVG; encoded by the coding sequence GTGAGACGAGTCGCAACGGCAATTGCCGCCGCCCTCCTGCTCGTCGTCCTGTTGCTGGGCGTGCCCTGGTTGCTGCTCTGCTGGGGCTGGCTGGCCGAGCTGGCGACGATCAACTGGGGAAGTGTGTTCCTGCGTCCCGATGACGGCCGGATCACGCTGGGGGTGTTGTCACTGGCGGGTTGGCTGGCTTGGGCGATGCTCGCCCTGACCACCGCGGGTGAGTTGTTGCACACCATCTCGCGGGGCCGGATCCGGTTCCGCGTGCCGGGCACGGGCTGGCTCCGTCCCGTCATCGCGTTGCTGGTGACGGCCGCCCTGTCCCCGGTGCTGACCGCGAACGCATTCTCGTCCCCGCCCGATGCGCCGGCGGCAATCACCGCCCCGGCCAAGATCCGGCCCGAGGACTCCGCCACACCATCCCACACCGCCCGGCAGGAACCCACCGGTTGGCGGGAGTACGAGGTACAGCCGGGCGACGAGCTGTGGGACATCGCGGCGCGCGAACTCGGTGCCGGGGAGAGATGGCGCCAGCTGGTGGCCGCGAACCCGGGAATCGACATCGACCATCCCCCTCCCCCGGGAACGATCCTCCGATTGCCCATGACGGTGAGGGTGGAGCGGGGGGATTCCCTCTGGCACCTGGCGGAGCGGCATCTCGGGGATCCCGAACGCTGGCCCGAGCTCCACGAGGCCAACCGGGACCGGATCTCCGATCCCGACGAGATCGACACCGGCTGGGTTCTCACGCTGCCCGGGGCGGACGTGGCCGCCCCGGGCGCGCAGCCGCGTCCCGCCCAGCCGCCCGTCACCGTCGAACCAGCCCCCACACCCGCACCCTCACCGGAAGCAACTCCAACGCCCCCACCCACCCCGTCCCCGGCCGAAGACCCCGGACCGGTGACCAAGGCCCCTTCCGCGGACGAGAACCCCGACCTGTCGGGTTACCTCGGCCCGATCGGGGGCCTGCTGGCGGCGGGGGTCATCACAGGCCTGTCGCTGCGCCGCAGGAACGCCCTGCACGCCCGTCCCCTCGGGCGCCGTTCCATTCCCGTCCCACCCCCTCTGGAACGTTTCTGGACTGCCCTGGGGCGCCGCGGCACACAGCCCCGGACCGATGGCCCCGCCGACCTGTCCCCCACCTCCGTGCTGCTGGGCTGGCGCGGGGAGGAGGAGGTCTGGGTCACCCTGGAGGAGAGCCGCTGCCTGTGGCTCTCCGGGACCCAACCAGATGTCCTGGGAATGGCAGCCGGCACCTGGACCAGCCTGCTGTGTTCGCAGTGGTCGTCCGAGGTCGACGTGGTCGCGGCCCATCCCCGGGAAACCTGGGCGGAGGCCGTCGACGATCCCCGCCTCACGGTTCTCCCGTCCACCGATGAGGCGCTGGCGCAACTGGAGCGGCTCTGCGCCGGTCGCCGCGTGGCGCTCGGCTCGGACCCGCTCACGGCCGCGCGTTCGGATCCGGACCGGGCCACCGGGTTCGCCCCTACCGTGTTCATCTTCTGCGATTCCCTGACTCCCCAGCAGGTGGTCCGCATCACCCGGGTGCTCGAACTCGGCCGGGTCGGGGTCAGCGTGATGGCCCCGGTCCGGCAACGTCCCCCCGCTCCGGGAAGTCGTCTGGAGTTGCGGGACGCGCAGGCCGCGACGCTGGACTCCGGGGAGGAGTTCGAACCGCAGCTCATCCCGGGACCGGCCCGCCATGCGCTGGTCGAGTTGTTCGCATCCTCGATCGCACCGGACTCGGAGCCCGCCCCCTGGTGGCGCGACGATCCCCTTCCCCCCGATGAAAACCCGCTGCCCGGCAGCGGCCCCGTCAAGGATCCACCCATGGTCGCCGAACCTCATTCCCCGACGCTGCTTCTCCTGGGGGAGGTGGACCTGGTGGCCTGCGACGGGCCGCGCCCTTCCCGGGCCGCCGGGCGTTGCCTCGAATGCTGCGCCTGGCTGCTCTCCAATCCCGGGGCGACCCCCACCCAGATGCGGGAGTCGCTGATGGTCGCCGAGAGCACCAGGCGCTCGAACATGTCCAGGCTGCGCGGCTGGCTGGGCAGGGGCCCGGAGGGGGAACACCTGCCCGACGCCTACTCCGGGCACATCCGGCTCGCCGCTTCCGTCTCGAGCGATTGGGAGAGGTTCCAGTCGCTGCTCGCGGGTGGGGTCAACCGGGCCAGCGATTCGCTGCTGGCCGAGGCGCTGGCGTTGGTCCGGGGAACCCCGTTGGGGAGTTTCGAGTTCCAGTGGAGCTGGGCGGAGCAGATGCGCAGCGACATGGTGAGCATGATCGTCGACGCCGCGGCGGTGCTGGCGGATCGTTGCACGGCCCGCTGGGAACACGAGCTGGCCGACTGGGCCATCGCCCAAGGAGTCCGCGCCGCCGGGGAAGTGGAACCCTTGGTGGTGCGGCGGATCCGGTCGTTCGCCCAGCGCGGCGACCGGGCCGAGGTGGACCGGCAGGTGTTGCAGCTCACGCGGTCGGCACGCGCCTCGGGACGGGATCTCGGGCCGGATTCGGTGCGCATGATCCAAGAGGCCCTCCAGGCCTGCCGTCAGGGACCCCGCAGGCAACGCTCCGGCGTCGGATGA
- the murJ gene encoding murein biosynthesis integral membrane protein MurJ, whose protein sequence is MSSSRKLLSASALMAAGTLVSRGLGILRTMLVAFILGNGTRQADILSLASTISNGMYILFVGGAVNTVLVPQIVRAIRHDEDGGEAFTNRVMTAFMLAISVVTVVLTFAAPLITFLYSSDSWRAPDLESQYASMVALTYCTLPQIFFYGVYTMLGQVLNARDQFGPMMWAPIANNIISIIVLGFYLVIWGAGGDHSGAFTTEQILLLGVGSTLGIAAQALVLIPFVKKVGFRFRPRFDLRGAGLGKTFQLAKWTLGFVLINQAVLMLVNRLATSATAAGSGGGSNVYGNASLIWMMPHSLITVSLATAMLPNASRLAAEGDLEGVAAEARKTTRLSLMALVPASMVFLALSEPMAILLFGHGQGSRDANLIALALGAFALGTVPFTVQFICLRTFYALEDTRTPFLLQLVIGGVNAVGALLLVYLMNNPDLTAAALAGSYSLAYLVGVQLSWRQLKRKIPHLNGRDLLMHVARLGIGAGSGALVAWLLSNLILGALPGGIVGPLLALCLGGGIIGASFLAVGKVLKVRELASLGEMIRSRLGRGKASGPAGGEEPRKEPSLPQIPTIGAEPATAAALVDDLMPTGLHTIIADGTFNGWNAARIPEESMAAALELPSLVGNLTPESTDDVLDTRITPAVRDDTPPPASPTSPAATSMQAQIVGPGEPSMFTGSDEITAGQRLMSTGDLLSTRFRIEELFTVREGIETWRAHDLVLSRDVVAHVIPGDSPYTADLLQAARKGAIATDSRFLRVLDAVSLDNDPRGIGGYIVCEYAHGSSLTNLLKHGPLSALEAAWVVRELADALTSLHGQGLFHEQLIPDNVVITTLGAVKLVGFGIEAGFHPNSSVKWSDREAADVRGLASLLYAMLVLRWPGGEAWGLPAAPVVGGEIAPMSSVAPGVSPALDRICAAALTRQTAASESRITTASQLASALASVLGTADASPDLEARVRQPQNPIPAHLRPTPLDSMPAPVVPDSAATQVQLAVTRQPRQRVVETSAVEEVKSAKNTYEGRPLLWVVLVAAVATLVISLIVVAINSLGPRPEATGSGPPTPTASESQEAPSAGTVIPVASVTDFDPRADNGNGEEHPDQVNNAIDGDPSTGWSTMQYLNNPQLGGLKPGVGLVLDLGKPVKLGEVEVTFAAAGETVELRVPEKEATDRAPMDRQAQWKTVATVENTSEQAVLKPTEEVTSRYVLVYLTKLPEVSRSRYVGTVNEIVVKQG, encoded by the coding sequence GTGAGCAGCAGCCGCAAATTGCTTTCCGCGAGCGCCCTGATGGCGGCGGGAACTCTGGTTTCCCGGGGCCTCGGGATCCTGCGGACGATGCTGGTGGCCTTCATCCTGGGCAACGGCACCAGGCAGGCTGACATCCTGTCGCTGGCCAGCACGATCTCCAACGGCATGTACATCCTGTTCGTGGGTGGTGCGGTCAACACGGTCCTGGTGCCGCAGATCGTGCGCGCCATCCGTCACGACGAGGACGGCGGCGAGGCCTTCACGAACCGGGTCATGACCGCATTCATGCTGGCCATCAGCGTGGTGACCGTGGTCCTGACCTTCGCGGCCCCGCTGATCACCTTCCTCTACTCGTCGGATTCCTGGCGCGCCCCAGACCTGGAGAGCCAGTACGCCTCGATGGTGGCTTTGACCTACTGCACCCTCCCCCAGATCTTCTTCTACGGCGTCTACACGATGCTGGGACAGGTGCTCAATGCCCGGGACCAGTTCGGCCCCATGATGTGGGCGCCGATCGCCAACAACATCATCTCGATCATCGTGCTGGGTTTCTACCTGGTGATCTGGGGCGCAGGAGGGGATCATTCGGGCGCTTTCACCACTGAGCAGATACTGCTGCTGGGCGTCGGTTCCACGCTCGGGATCGCCGCCCAGGCGTTGGTGCTGATCCCGTTCGTGAAGAAGGTGGGATTCCGGTTCCGGCCGCGTTTCGACCTCCGGGGAGCGGGACTGGGCAAAACCTTCCAGCTGGCCAAGTGGACCCTTGGCTTCGTGCTCATCAACCAGGCCGTGCTGATGCTGGTAAACCGCCTGGCCACATCCGCCACGGCCGCAGGGTCCGGAGGTGGCTCCAACGTCTACGGCAACGCCAGCCTGATCTGGATGATGCCGCACTCCCTGATCACGGTCTCGTTGGCCACCGCGATGCTGCCCAACGCATCCCGGCTGGCCGCGGAGGGGGACCTTGAGGGCGTCGCGGCCGAGGCGCGCAAAACCACGCGGCTGTCGTTGATGGCCCTGGTGCCCGCATCAATGGTTTTCCTGGCGCTCTCCGAGCCGATGGCGATCCTGCTGTTCGGTCATGGCCAGGGCAGCCGCGACGCCAACCTGATCGCCCTGGCGCTGGGGGCCTTCGCCCTGGGCACGGTGCCGTTCACCGTGCAGTTCATCTGTCTGCGCACCTTCTACGCGCTGGAGGACACCCGCACCCCGTTCCTGCTGCAACTCGTGATAGGTGGCGTGAACGCAGTAGGGGCGCTGCTGCTGGTGTACCTGATGAACAACCCCGACCTGACCGCGGCGGCGCTCGCCGGGTCCTATTCCCTCGCCTATCTGGTGGGGGTCCAGCTCAGCTGGCGCCAACTCAAACGGAAGATACCCCACCTGAACGGCCGGGATCTCCTGATGCACGTCGCCCGCCTGGGCATCGGGGCGGGCAGCGGTGCCCTGGTGGCATGGCTCCTGTCCAATCTGATCCTGGGTGCTCTCCCCGGTGGGATCGTCGGCCCGTTGCTGGCGTTGTGCCTGGGTGGCGGCATCATCGGGGCCAGTTTCCTGGCAGTGGGCAAGGTGCTGAAGGTCCGGGAACTCGCCAGCCTCGGCGAGATGATCCGTTCCCGTCTTGGACGGGGCAAGGCCTCCGGACCCGCGGGTGGCGAGGAACCCCGGAAGGAACCGTCGCTCCCGCAAATCCCCACCATCGGAGCGGAACCCGCCACCGCGGCCGCCCTGGTGGACGATCTCATGCCGACGGGCCTGCACACCATCATCGCCGATGGCACCTTCAACGGCTGGAATGCTGCCCGCATACCGGAGGAGTCCATGGCCGCGGCCCTCGAACTGCCGAGCCTGGTGGGCAACCTCACCCCGGAATCCACCGACGACGTCCTGGACACCCGGATCACCCCCGCCGTGCGGGACGACACCCCGCCGCCCGCCTCCCCCACTTCCCCGGCTGCCACGAGCATGCAGGCCCAGATCGTGGGACCGGGCGAGCCCTCGATGTTCACCGGGTCTGACGAAATAACCGCGGGACAGCGGCTGATGAGCACCGGTGACCTGCTCTCCACGCGATTCCGCATCGAGGAGCTGTTCACGGTACGGGAAGGCATCGAGACCTGGCGCGCCCACGACCTGGTGCTCTCCCGCGACGTCGTGGCGCACGTCATCCCCGGTGACAGCCCGTACACCGCGGACCTGCTGCAGGCGGCCCGGAAGGGCGCGATTGCCACCGATTCCCGTTTCCTGCGGGTGCTGGACGCGGTCAGCCTGGACAACGACCCGCGCGGGATCGGTGGCTACATCGTCTGCGAGTACGCGCACGGCAGTTCCCTGACCAACCTGCTGAAACACGGCCCGCTCAGCGCCCTGGAGGCCGCCTGGGTGGTTCGGGAGCTGGCGGATGCCCTCACCTCGCTGCACGGCCAGGGACTGTTCCATGAACAGCTGATCCCCGACAACGTGGTGATCACGACCCTCGGGGCCGTGAAACTGGTCGGTTTCGGGATCGAGGCCGGTTTCCACCCGAACTCATCCGTGAAATGGAGCGACCGTGAGGCCGCCGACGTACGGGGACTCGCCAGCCTGTTGTACGCGATGCTGGTTCTGCGCTGGCCGGGTGGGGAGGCCTGGGGTCTTCCCGCCGCCCCGGTCGTCGGGGGCGAGATCGCCCCGATGAGCTCCGTGGCCCCGGGGGTCTCACCGGCCCTGGACCGCATCTGCGCGGCGGCCCTGACCCGGCAGACGGCGGCGTCGGAGAGCCGGATCACTACCGCCTCCCAGCTGGCCTCGGCGCTCGCCTCGGTGCTGGGAACCGCGGATGCATCCCCCGATCTGGAGGCCCGGGTCAGGCAGCCGCAGAACCCCATCCCGGCCCACCTGCGACCCACCCCCCTGGATTCCATGCCGGCCCCCGTGGTTCCCGATTCCGCCGCGACACAGGTGCAGCTGGCGGTGACCCGGCAGCCCCGCCAGCGGGTGGTGGAGACCAGCGCCGTGGAGGAGGTCAAGTCCGCCAAGAACACCTACGAGGGCAGGCCCCTGCTGTGGGTGGTGCTGGTGGCGGCGGTCGCCACCCTCGTGATCTCCTTGATCGTGGTCGCGATCAACAGCCTCGGCCCGAGGCCGGAGGCAACCGGATCCGGTCCACCCACCCCCACGGCCAGCGAATCGCAGGAAGCCCCATCGGCAGGCACCGTCATTCCCGTGGCCAGCGTCACCGATTTCGATCCCCGGGCCGACAACGGCAACGGCGAGGAACACCCGGACCAGGTGAACAACGCCATCGACGGCGACCCCAGCACGGGCTGGTCCACCATGCAGTACCTGAACAACCCACAGCTGGGTGGTTTGAAGCCCGGCGTCGGCCTGGTGCTCGACCTCGGGAAACCCGTCAAGCTCGGGGAGGTCGAGGTGACCTTCGCCGCGGCCGGCGAAACCGTCGAGCTGCGGGTCCCGGAGAAGGAGGCCACGGACAGGGCCCCCATGGATCGCCAGGCACAGTGGAAGACGGTGGCGACGGTCGAGAACACCTCGGAGCAGGCCGTCCTGAAACCCACCGAGGAGGTCACCAGCCGCTACGTGCTGGTCTACCTCACCAAACTGCCGGAGGTGTCGAGGTCCCGTTACGTGGGTACCGTGAACGAGATCGTCGTCAAACAAGGGTGA